One genomic window of Bradyrhizobium sp. B124 includes the following:
- a CDS encoding SDR family NAD(P)-dependent oxidoreductase: MKDLAGKTAFVTGAASGIGLGIATALAQAGAKVMLCDIDEAALSAALKQLRLTNVDVDGVKADVSLKAELAAAAEATTARYGKVHILVNNAGVGGGGPYGAWTDAAWDWTMGVNLMATIWGIEIFGPLIEQHGEGGHIVSTASIAGLISGESNAYNVSKYGVVALSEGLRRELAPRGIGVSVLCPGFIRTQIVDSRRNLPKRFDGAVRALPTSGPRAEQISLIRERISQGIEPNYVGELVREGVENDWPYIFTDLEFEPMVDARFAAIKQGFDHIRGRNPKR, translated from the coding sequence GTGAAGGATCTCGCTGGAAAGACCGCGTTCGTGACCGGTGCAGCGTCAGGCATCGGATTGGGGATCGCGACCGCTTTGGCCCAGGCCGGGGCGAAGGTCATGCTTTGCGACATTGATGAAGCGGCTCTGTCCGCAGCGCTCAAGCAACTGAGGCTCACCAACGTCGATGTCGACGGCGTGAAAGCGGACGTTTCACTCAAAGCCGAACTCGCGGCGGCCGCCGAAGCCACGACTGCCCGCTACGGCAAGGTGCATATCCTCGTCAACAACGCGGGCGTCGGCGGCGGTGGGCCCTATGGCGCCTGGACCGACGCGGCATGGGATTGGACCATGGGCGTCAACCTGATGGCGACCATTTGGGGGATCGAGATTTTCGGCCCGTTGATCGAGCAGCATGGCGAGGGTGGACACATCGTCTCCACAGCCTCGATCGCTGGCCTTATTTCAGGGGAGAGCAATGCATACAACGTTTCCAAGTATGGCGTCGTCGCGCTGTCCGAGGGCCTGCGGCGTGAACTCGCGCCCCGAGGGATTGGCGTATCGGTGCTGTGTCCCGGGTTCATCCGCACTCAAATCGTGGACTCAAGGCGCAACCTCCCCAAGCGCTTCGATGGGGCGGTCCGTGCCTTGCCGACTTCAGGCCCACGTGCCGAGCAGATCAGTCTGATCCGGGAGCGCATCTCTCAGGGCATAGAACCCAACTATGTCGGTGAACTCGTCCGCGAAGGCGTCGAAAACGACTGGCCCTATATCTTCACCGACCTCGAATTCGAGCCGATGGTCGACGCGCGCTTCGCCGCAATCAAGCAAGGCTTCGACCACATTCGCGGGCGCAACCCGAAACGTTGA
- a CDS encoding amidohydrolase/deacetylase family metallohydrolase codes for MPFDLILRGGRVIDPSQELDAVTDVAFAGGKVAAVGREQKADPATEVRDVSGLIVSPGIIDLHTHVYWGGTSLGIDAEEFCRNSGVTTSVDTGSAGPGNFAGFRKHVIEPSQVRILAYLHVSHAGIFGFSDRVMVGESEELRLMNPVDAARVADENRDLIVGIKVRVGLFASGTSGLVPLEIALEVAEQVGMPLMAHIDHPPPSYEEVLARLRPGDVLTHAFRPFPNTPATAQGTVKKVVLQARERGVLFDIGHGKGSFAFKTARAMLANGFYPDTISSDIHQLCIDGPAFDQVTTMSKFLCMGMSLPDVIAASTVNAAMALRRPELGSLKPGSVGDATLISIREGQFDYVDVVGEHLTGDRKIVSEGVVIGGRWWYPR; via the coding sequence ATGCCTTTCGATTTGATTCTGCGTGGCGGACGGGTGATCGACCCGTCGCAAGAACTCGATGCGGTGACGGATGTCGCCTTTGCCGGCGGCAAGGTCGCCGCGGTCGGCCGGGAGCAGAAGGCCGATCCCGCAACCGAGGTCCGCGACGTCTCGGGGCTGATCGTCTCGCCGGGCATCATCGACCTGCACACCCATGTCTATTGGGGCGGCACCTCGCTGGGCATCGACGCGGAGGAGTTCTGCCGCAACTCCGGCGTCACCACCTCGGTCGACACCGGCAGCGCCGGTCCCGGCAATTTCGCCGGCTTCCGCAAGCATGTGATCGAGCCGAGCCAGGTCCGCATCCTCGCCTATCTGCATGTCTCGCATGCCGGCATTTTCGGCTTCTCGGACCGCGTGATGGTCGGCGAGAGCGAGGAATTGCGGCTGATGAATCCGGTCGATGCGGCGCGCGTGGCGGATGAGAACCGCGACCTCATCGTCGGCATCAAGGTGCGGGTCGGCCTGTTCGCCTCGGGTACCTCGGGGCTGGTGCCGCTCGAGATCGCGCTCGAGGTTGCCGAGCAGGTCGGCATGCCCTTGATGGCGCATATCGACCATCCGCCGCCGAGCTACGAGGAGGTGCTCGCGCGCCTGCGCCCGGGCGATGTGCTGACCCATGCGTTCCGACCGTTCCCCAACACGCCCGCGACCGCGCAGGGCACGGTGAAGAAAGTGGTGCTGCAGGCGCGCGAGCGCGGCGTGCTGTTCGACATCGGCCATGGCAAGGGTTCGTTCGCCTTCAAGACCGCGCGCGCGATGCTCGCCAACGGCTTCTACCCCGACACCATCTCCTCCGACATCCATCAGCTCTGCATCGACGGTCCCGCCTTCGACCAGGTGACGACGATGTCGAAATTCCTCTGCATGGGGATGTCGCTGCCGGACGTGATCGCTGCGTCCACCGTCAACGCCGCGATGGCGCTGCGTCGGCCGGAGCTCGGCAGCCTCAAGCCGGGCAGTGTCGGCGACGCCACGCTGATCTCGATCCGGGAAGGGCAGTTCGACTATGTCGACGTGGTCGGCGAGCACCTGACCGGCGATCGCAAGATCGTCTCCGAAGGCGTCGTGATCGGCGGTCGCTGGTGGTATCCGAGATAG